A window of the Planococcus citri chromosome 4, ihPlaCitr1.1, whole genome shotgun sequence genome harbors these coding sequences:
- the LOC135842838 gene encoding protein THEM6-like, with protein MGNFSDVTEKNETSESNFCVIAIYVTVPLLFCYWILEVHYFLRFLLCAFMAKFFKRRLYILDETTYSGICLTTDVDTLLFHMNNTRYLREVDFARADFYVRTRLWNEIRKKGGSVAQICTNIRYRRFIRPFTFYTITTKVMHWDHNTIFMEHRFITNNNGFVNAIVMSRQRLIDCSAEDVMSELLYIQNKNSEVSLTKPDLPLEYVRWVECNDISSANLRSINDK; from the exons ATGGGTAATTTTAGCGAtgtgactgaaaaaaatgaaacttcggaatcaaatttttgtgttATAGCAATTTACGTTACCGTTCctttattattttgttattgGATTTTAGAAGTGCattattttttacgttttttattaTGCGCTTTTATggcgaaattcttcaaaagacGGTTGTATATTTTAGACGAGACTACCTATTCGg GAATTTGTTTGACCACCGACGTAGATACGCTCCTTTTTCATATGAACAATACGCGATATCTGCGAGAAGTTGATTTTGCCAGAGCAGATTTCTACGTAAGGACAAGATTATGGAACGAAATCAGAAAGAAAGGAGGTTCGGTTGCTCAAATATGTACCAATATTCGATATCGCAGATTTATCCGGCCTTTTACTTTTTACACTATTACTACCAAG gtaATGCATTGGGATCATAATACCATCTTCATGGAGCACCGTTTCATCACCAACAACAACGGTTTTGTGAACGCCATTGTGATGAGTCGCCAACGTCTGATTGACTGCAGCGCAGAAGACGTAATGAGCGAATTATTatacatacaaaataaaaacagcGAAGTCAGCTTAACCAAACCAGATCTTCCATTGGAATATGTACGATGGGTCGAATGCAACGATATCTCAAGCGCCAATTTGAGAAGTATTAATGATAAATGA